In the Pithys albifrons albifrons isolate INPA30051 chromosome 3, PitAlb_v1, whole genome shotgun sequence genome, one interval contains:
- the SPAM1 gene encoding hyaluronidase PH-20 isoform X1: protein METLRQIQSFGICVTCTHPVASGVVFTTLLVSCCSSLNIRARPLVSNSPFLSIWNAPTELCTEKTGVQLDMNFFPLIGSTLKTSIGQNITLFYPDRLGYYPYKNEVTGEAFNGGLPQLSLLENHLKKAKEDIQFYIPLDEQLGLAVIDWENWRPVWIRNWGSKDIYRQESIELVQQRDLSLSEAEARTIAKIEFEAAAKSFMLETLKLGIEMKPNRLWGYYLYPDCYNYDYKQNPHNYTGTCLDIEIERNNELNWLWEKSTALFPSVYLETALRSSTNAQLFVRNRVQEAIRTSYVSNSTHPLPVFVYTRPVFTDVYEEYLSEVDLVNTIGESAALGASGIVIWGDMNLTQNKNTCRILDNYLRRTLTPYLINVTMAARICSQVLCQDSGACARKKWNSSDYLHLNPENIVIQMAKDGKYTLKGQPSFQDLQTLTEKFDCHCYAGHSCETRADINDLHYLHACISEDICIQISSNSLSNIEASEEKILPNRTAFSFTSESKVTLSTHPEIEDFQSTFGNNTLNITTAEYNTVTAASRYDLEANDTRTFSSSSSYKIRMFNLFCLILLLRTLIQITHESENIIFPGYV from the exons ATGGAAACTCTAAGACAAATACAAAGCTTTGGCATCTGTGTTACCTGTACACATCCTGTAGCATCTGGTGTGGTGTTCACCACTCTTCTAGTTTCTTGCTGCTCATCGCTGAACATAAGAGCTCGCCCACTTGTTTCTAATTCACCTTTTCTTTCTATCTGGAATGCTCCTACAGAACTTTGTACTGAAAAGACTGGAGTGCAGCTGGacatgaatttttttcctcttattggAAGCACACTGAAAACATCCATTGGGCAAAACATCACACTCTTCTATCCAGACAGGCTTGGCTACTACCCTTACAAAAATGAAGTCACAGGAGAGGCGTTCAATGGAGGACTCCCTCAACTCTCACTGCTGGagaatcatttaaaaaaagccaaagaggACATCCAGTTCTATATTCCTTTGGATGAACAGCTTGGATTGGCTGTCATTGACTGGGAAAACTGGAGACCTGTCTGGATAAGGAACTGGGGATCAAAAGATATTTATAGACAGGAATCCATTGAACTAGTTCAGCAGAGAGACCTCAGTCTATCAGAAGCTGAAGCCAGAACTATAGCTAAAATAGAATTTGAAGCTGCAGCAaaatcatttatgttggaaacTTTGAAGCTGGGCATAGAAATGAAGCCAAACCGTCTGTGGGGATATTACCTTTATCCAGACTGTTATAACTATGattacaaacaaaacccacataATTATACAGGAACCTGTTTAGATattgaaatagaaagaaataatgagCTTAATTGGTTGTGGGAGAAAAGCACAGCACTTTTTCCATCCGTCTATCTAGAGACAGCCTTAAGATCTTCCACAAATGCCCAGCTCTTTGTTCGCAACAGAGTTCAGGAAGCCATTAGAACTTCCTATGTCTCTAATTCTACTCACCCCCTTCCAGTTTTTGTATACACACGTCCAGTATTCACAGATGTCTACGAGGAATATCTCTCTGAG GTAGATCTAGTAAATACCATCGGAGAATCTGCTGCACTGGGTGCTTCTGGAATTGTGATATGGGGTGATATGAATTTAACACAAAATAAG AATACCTGTAGAATTCTGGACAACTACCTCAGGAGGACTTTGACCCCATACCTCATCAATGTCACAATGGCAGCCAGAATCTGTAGCCAAGTGTTATGCCAAGACTCTGGTGCTTGTGCACGGAAAAAATGGAATTCCAGTGACTATCTTCACTTGAACCCTGAGAATATTGTAATTCAAATGGCAAAGGATGGGAAATACACTCTAAAAGGGCAACCATCATTTCAGGATCTGCAAACATTGACAGAAAAATTTGATTGCCACTGTTatgcagggcacagctgtgaAACTAGAGCTGATATAAATGACCTCCATTACCTCCATGCTTGCATTTCAGAAGATATTTGCATTCAGATATCCTCAAATTCTCTTTCTAACATAGAAGCCTCTGAAGAAAAGATCCTGCCTAACAgaactgcattttcatttaCCTCTGAAAGTAAGGTGACATTATCTACACATCCTGAAATAGAAGATTTCCAATCTACTTTTGGAAATAATACACTTAATATAACAACTGCAGAATATAACACTGTCACAGCTGCCAGTAGATATGATTTAGAAGCAAATGATACTCGTACTTTCAGTAGCTCTTCATCCTATAAGATAAGGATGTTTAATCTGTTTTGCTTAATTCTGCTTTTGAGAACCTTAATACAAATAACCCATGAAAGTGAGAATATTATTTTCCCTGGCTATGTTTGA
- the SPAM1 gene encoding hyaluronidase PH-20 isoform X3 yields METLRQIQSFGICVTCTHPVASGVVFTTLLVSCCSSLNIRARPLVSNSPFLSIWNAPTELCTEKTGVQLDMNFFPLIGSTLKTSIGQNITLFYPDRLGYYPYKNEVTGEAFNGGLPQLSLLENHLKKAKEDIQFYIPLDEQLGLAVIDWENWRPVWIRNWGSKDIYRQESIELVQQRDLSLSEAEARTIAKIEFEAAAKSFMLETLKLGIEMKPNRLWGYYLYPDCYNYDYKQNPHNYTGTCLDIEIERNNELNWLWEKSTALFPSVYLETALRSSTNAQLFVRNRVQEAIRTSYVSNSTHPLPVFVYTRPVFTDVYEEYLSEVDLVNTIGESAALGASGIVIWGDMNLTQNKNTCRILDNYLRRTLTPYLINVTMAARICSQVLCQDSGACARKKWNSSDYLHLNPENIVIQMAKDGKYTLKGQPSFQDLQTLTEKFDCHCYAGHSCETRADINDLHYLHACISEDICIQISSNSLSNIEASEEKILPNRTAFSFTSESCWS; encoded by the exons ATGGAAACTCTAAGACAAATACAAAGCTTTGGCATCTGTGTTACCTGTACACATCCTGTAGCATCTGGTGTGGTGTTCACCACTCTTCTAGTTTCTTGCTGCTCATCGCTGAACATAAGAGCTCGCCCACTTGTTTCTAATTCACCTTTTCTTTCTATCTGGAATGCTCCTACAGAACTTTGTACTGAAAAGACTGGAGTGCAGCTGGacatgaatttttttcctcttattggAAGCACACTGAAAACATCCATTGGGCAAAACATCACACTCTTCTATCCAGACAGGCTTGGCTACTACCCTTACAAAAATGAAGTCACAGGAGAGGCGTTCAATGGAGGACTCCCTCAACTCTCACTGCTGGagaatcatttaaaaaaagccaaagaggACATCCAGTTCTATATTCCTTTGGATGAACAGCTTGGATTGGCTGTCATTGACTGGGAAAACTGGAGACCTGTCTGGATAAGGAACTGGGGATCAAAAGATATTTATAGACAGGAATCCATTGAACTAGTTCAGCAGAGAGACCTCAGTCTATCAGAAGCTGAAGCCAGAACTATAGCTAAAATAGAATTTGAAGCTGCAGCAaaatcatttatgttggaaacTTTGAAGCTGGGCATAGAAATGAAGCCAAACCGTCTGTGGGGATATTACCTTTATCCAGACTGTTATAACTATGattacaaacaaaacccacataATTATACAGGAACCTGTTTAGATattgaaatagaaagaaataatgagCTTAATTGGTTGTGGGAGAAAAGCACAGCACTTTTTCCATCCGTCTATCTAGAGACAGCCTTAAGATCTTCCACAAATGCCCAGCTCTTTGTTCGCAACAGAGTTCAGGAAGCCATTAGAACTTCCTATGTCTCTAATTCTACTCACCCCCTTCCAGTTTTTGTATACACACGTCCAGTATTCACAGATGTCTACGAGGAATATCTCTCTGAG GTAGATCTAGTAAATACCATCGGAGAATCTGCTGCACTGGGTGCTTCTGGAATTGTGATATGGGGTGATATGAATTTAACACAAAATAAG AATACCTGTAGAATTCTGGACAACTACCTCAGGAGGACTTTGACCCCATACCTCATCAATGTCACAATGGCAGCCAGAATCTGTAGCCAAGTGTTATGCCAAGACTCTGGTGCTTGTGCACGGAAAAAATGGAATTCCAGTGACTATCTTCACTTGAACCCTGAGAATATTGTAATTCAAATGGCAAAGGATGGGAAATACACTCTAAAAGGGCAACCATCATTTCAGGATCTGCAAACATTGACAGAAAAATTTGATTGCCACTGTTatgcagggcacagctgtgaAACTAGAGCTGATATAAATGACCTCCATTACCTCCATGCTTGCATTTCAGAAGATATTTGCATTCAGATATCCTCAAATTCTCTTTCTAACATAGAAGCCTCTGAAGAAAAGATCCTGCCTAACAgaactgcattttcatttaCCTCTGAAA GTTGTTGGTCATAA
- the SPAM1 gene encoding hyaluronidase PH-20 isoform X2 encodes MNFFPLIGSTLKTSIGQNITLFYPDRLGYYPYKNEVTGEAFNGGLPQLSLLENHLKKAKEDIQFYIPLDEQLGLAVIDWENWRPVWIRNWGSKDIYRQESIELVQQRDLSLSEAEARTIAKIEFEAAAKSFMLETLKLGIEMKPNRLWGYYLYPDCYNYDYKQNPHNYTGTCLDIEIERNNELNWLWEKSTALFPSVYLETALRSSTNAQLFVRNRVQEAIRTSYVSNSTHPLPVFVYTRPVFTDVYEEYLSEVDLVNTIGESAALGASGIVIWGDMNLTQNKNTCRILDNYLRRTLTPYLINVTMAARICSQVLCQDSGACARKKWNSSDYLHLNPENIVIQMAKDGKYTLKGQPSFQDLQTLTEKFDCHCYAGHSCETRADINDLHYLHACISEDICIQISSNSLSNIEASEEKILPNRTAFSFTSESKVTLSTHPEIEDFQSTFGNNTLNITTAEYNTVTAASRYDLEANDTRTFSSSSSYKIRMFNLFCLILLLRTLIQITHESENIIFPGYV; translated from the exons atgaatttttttcctcttattggAAGCACACTGAAAACATCCATTGGGCAAAACATCACACTCTTCTATCCAGACAGGCTTGGCTACTACCCTTACAAAAATGAAGTCACAGGAGAGGCGTTCAATGGAGGACTCCCTCAACTCTCACTGCTGGagaatcatttaaaaaaagccaaagaggACATCCAGTTCTATATTCCTTTGGATGAACAGCTTGGATTGGCTGTCATTGACTGGGAAAACTGGAGACCTGTCTGGATAAGGAACTGGGGATCAAAAGATATTTATAGACAGGAATCCATTGAACTAGTTCAGCAGAGAGACCTCAGTCTATCAGAAGCTGAAGCCAGAACTATAGCTAAAATAGAATTTGAAGCTGCAGCAaaatcatttatgttggaaacTTTGAAGCTGGGCATAGAAATGAAGCCAAACCGTCTGTGGGGATATTACCTTTATCCAGACTGTTATAACTATGattacaaacaaaacccacataATTATACAGGAACCTGTTTAGATattgaaatagaaagaaataatgagCTTAATTGGTTGTGGGAGAAAAGCACAGCACTTTTTCCATCCGTCTATCTAGAGACAGCCTTAAGATCTTCCACAAATGCCCAGCTCTTTGTTCGCAACAGAGTTCAGGAAGCCATTAGAACTTCCTATGTCTCTAATTCTACTCACCCCCTTCCAGTTTTTGTATACACACGTCCAGTATTCACAGATGTCTACGAGGAATATCTCTCTGAG GTAGATCTAGTAAATACCATCGGAGAATCTGCTGCACTGGGTGCTTCTGGAATTGTGATATGGGGTGATATGAATTTAACACAAAATAAG AATACCTGTAGAATTCTGGACAACTACCTCAGGAGGACTTTGACCCCATACCTCATCAATGTCACAATGGCAGCCAGAATCTGTAGCCAAGTGTTATGCCAAGACTCTGGTGCTTGTGCACGGAAAAAATGGAATTCCAGTGACTATCTTCACTTGAACCCTGAGAATATTGTAATTCAAATGGCAAAGGATGGGAAATACACTCTAAAAGGGCAACCATCATTTCAGGATCTGCAAACATTGACAGAAAAATTTGATTGCCACTGTTatgcagggcacagctgtgaAACTAGAGCTGATATAAATGACCTCCATTACCTCCATGCTTGCATTTCAGAAGATATTTGCATTCAGATATCCTCAAATTCTCTTTCTAACATAGAAGCCTCTGAAGAAAAGATCCTGCCTAACAgaactgcattttcatttaCCTCTGAAAGTAAGGTGACATTATCTACACATCCTGAAATAGAAGATTTCCAATCTACTTTTGGAAATAATACACTTAATATAACAACTGCAGAATATAACACTGTCACAGCTGCCAGTAGATATGATTTAGAAGCAAATGATACTCGTACTTTCAGTAGCTCTTCATCCTATAAGATAAGGATGTTTAATCTGTTTTGCTTAATTCTGCTTTTGAGAACCTTAATACAAATAACCCATGAAAGTGAGAATATTATTTTCCCTGGCTATGTTTGA